The segment GGTTCACGTAACTTCCTCTGAAAAGCGGGTGCAAAGTAACCCTCCATACCCAGATTAAGAGCAAGTTCCTTTATCTGATCCCGGTATCCGCTTCTTCGATGAAAATGGATATCCACTTCGTTAAGACCTACGAGATCCGGTTGCTCCTGTCGAATTACTCTCTCGATCCGCCTTAAATCCAGACATCCGTCACAGCCTACACCATGACGAATATTATAGGTCATCACCTTCATCTGCCTCCATCCCTCCCTTCACAACCAAGCCCGCCCCTTTCGGGCGGGCTGGAAATACATCGCTGTCAACTTTCGTTGAAATAAAGCCAGTGATTAAAGAAATCGGTTAGATCTTTTCCGGAAACTTCATTGGCCACACGGATAAAATCCACTGTTGTAGCGATGCGGAACCTGTATTGATCATAATAGGTCCTGAGGATCTCCAACACTTTATCCTTTCCGATTTCATCCATCAGATTCCACAACATGGCCGCCGGACGGGTATACACCATTAAACCGTAGACAGGATCGGGATATTTATACAAAGGTTCCACAGAGGTGATTCCGTTTTCTTTATGCATTGCCTCACTTCGTTCAGCTGCTTTTACCAGCCATTCTTTTTCATCTGCCCCCATCTTATCGTGCATAAACAGCATTTCAGAAAAGGTGGTTAGCCCTTCATCAAGCCAGGGTTCCTTCACTTGATCGTTTCCCACCACACCATACCACCACTGGTGGGCCAATTCATGAGCCACTACATTGGCTGCCGGCTGCATTCCCTGACGGGTGGGGATTTTGTCCACAGATGTAACCAATCCCGGATATTCCATGCCTGCGATTCCATATCCGGTCTCTCCCAGCACGACATCCACTTCGTTATAAGGATATGAACCAAAGTGTCGGCAGAAAAATTTCATACTGTCAACGGCCACTTCGTGTAATGGCTGTACCACATCCTCCATTCCCTTTTGATACCAAAGATTTACCCGAACCTTTCCCGCTTTCCCTGATATCACTTCATAATCTTGGCTCAAAACAGCGGCAAAATCACGAATCCCGGTTTGCCGCAAGGTTACCGTCGTATCTGATCCGCCTTTGGAATCATCTGCACTGGTAATAACCTTATATCCTTTTGGGACATGAAAGGTCACATCAAAATCAGATATTTGACTGAAAAAGGGGTCCCCTGTCGCAGTATAGGGGTCCGTATGCCAACCATCTCGATCGTATACAGCCAACATCGGATACCATTGTGCCAAAAAGGCCGTTTTGCCCACTTTGTTCAAGCGGCTTCCCCCTTTGGGAAGCTTTAATTCATAATCCATGCTGACAGTGACCCGATCATTGGAGTTTCCTCCTTCAGGTAGTTTCACTTTCAAAAGGGTCTCCTTGACCAGATGATCCGCCTTCACTTGATCCACCTGGATATTTTCCACTTTTAAATAACCCGGTTTGCGGGGTTTCGTCTCCTCCCCCCATTTCCAGTGTTGAAAAGCATTGGGATACAAATGAAAGTACACTTCTGCCATGTTTTTTTCCCATACAGGAAGTTGAACGGATACGTGTCCGATCACCTTGGATGCAGCCTCATCATACCGGGCTTCAATCCGATACAAAGGGCGCTTCTCCTTCGCCGCTTCCACTTTGTGATTCGTCGCTCCATGCGATTCAGGAACTGAAACCAAACTCGTTATCATTAAAACACAGGCCAGTAAGCCTATATTCCATCCGGTTATAAAGCGGCGTATCATCCCTTCAATCCCCTCCTCATGGTCCATCCTTCCCAGTATTTCCAAAGGGGATTTTTTTATGAAGTTTACGCCGCAATCCAATCAAAAAGGTACCGTGAACTGCGGTCACTTCCTCACATCCCGGTTTATGGCATCCCCCTTGAGAAAGGATATACTCCGGTCATAAAGTAAGGACCTGATTCACCGTACCCATAAGAATATGTCCAATTTACACAGAACGGCAGAGGAGAAGCAAGCCTGTTCAATGCCGCGTCAACACTTTTATACGATGCATAGTTGAAGATACTCTTGAAGTGTTCTGTTCCTTCCCTAATTAAGAATCTGAGTCGCTCTTTCCCTTAACATAAACTTTTGAATTTTACCGCTTGCTGTCATCGGATAAGTGTCCACAATTTCGGTATATTGCGGAATTTTAAACTTGGCTATTTTCCCCTCACAAAACATTCTGACTTCGGAGTGGGTTAACTCTTCCCCTTCTTTTACCCTGATGAAGGCCATCACCTGTTCGCCGTACTTTGCATCGGGTACTCCCACAACCTGTGCATCGATAATTTTGGGATGGGTATACAACAATTCTTCAATTTCTCGGGGATATATGTTTTCACCTCCCCGGATAATCATATCTTTGAGCCTGCCGGTAATACGAATATATTCATCCTCGTCGATCACAGCCAAGTCACCGGTATGTAACCATCCCTCTTTGTCAATGGCCTTTGCAGTCTCCTCAGGCATCTGATAATAGCCCTTCATCACATGATAACCCCTGGTACACAATTCACCTTGTTCACCCCTGGGGAGAGTTTTTCCAGTGACAGGATTCACTACTTTCACTTCTACATGGGGAAGCTTTTTACCCACCGTAAGCACACGACGCTGCAACGGATCGTTAGTTCTTGTTTGGCAGATCACCGGTGATGATTCCGTCTGACCATATGCGATTGTGATCTCTTCGGCGCCCATCTGTTCCATGACTTTTTTCATTACTGCTACAGGGCAGCTGGAACCTGCCATGATCCCCGTTCGCAGGGAAGTCAGATCAAATTGATGAAAGTCCGGATGATTCAACTCAGCGATAAACATGGTAGGAACACCATGAAGAGCGGTACAGGCTTCACTTTCCACCGCTTTTAAAACCGTTACCGGATCAAATTGAACAATCGGTACCATGGTTGAGCCTGTGGTCATACAAGCCATCGTTCCCAAGACACATCCAAAACAATGAAAAAAAGGAACCGGAATACACAGGCGATCTTTTTCAGTCAGCTTCATACACTCTGCAATATTTCGGGCATTGTTTACGATGTTTTTGTGAGTTAACATCACACCTTTGGGAAAGCCTGTTGTACCTGATGTGTATTGAATATTGATCGCATCATCAGGATGAAGGGATATCTGACGTCGACTCAGCTCTTGGTCTGTGACCCAGCGGCCCATATCCAGGATATCCTCCCACAGATACATCCCCGGCATTCGTTTTTTACCCAACAGGATCACATTTTTCAAGCGGGGTAAACGGGAGGATCGTAAACAGCCTGGTGCGGAATGATGCAGTTCAGGACAAATATCATACAACATGTCCACATAACGGATACCCTTAAAATCCTCTATCAGGATCAGTGTTTCCGTGTCCGACTGGCGCAACAGATACTCCAACTCCCGGACTCGATAATGGGTGTTCACCGTCACCATCACTCCACCCATTTTTCCGGTGGCAAATTGCGTCAAAAGCCACTCTGGACGATTTGTGGACCATACTGCCAAATGATCCCCTTTTTCAATTCCCAGTTTGATCAGCCCTTTGGCCAATTGGTTGCATTGATGCTGAAAATCACGAAAGGACCACCGAGTACCAAGTTCCGGATAAACCACGGCCTCCCGTTTTCCAAACCTTTCGGCCTGTCTGTCCAAAAGATCACCTACCGTGATATGAAGCAATTCAGCCAAATAAATCCCCTCCTGCTCCTGCTGGAAATCAGAATCCAAGGATGCCAATGTTCCTGTCGAGTAAAGGTAAAAACAGAGCAGTATTGTAATGAAGAGGCCTTACACCTGTCCGAAACGCCGGAAAGATCCGCAATACTGCGGGGCAGGGGCAAAGCCGCCATCAGGCTCTTACCCCTGTGCCCCTTGCAGGCCTCTTCCCGCCAAGCCGAGGATATGATACTGTAACCGGAGGTGTGTTTGTATGATGTTATCCCTTTTGCAGCCTTGGATTGCAAGAATCAGTCTTGTTCCGAACAACCCCTGTACCGATCATTCCTGCACAGGCTTCGTCATAAAAAGAATCAGCCATGATTTCAACAGCCGATCTCCCGGGCAATAACCATTCGTTGAATTTCCGATGTTCCCTCCCCGATCTCCGTCAATTTGGCATCACGGAAAAATCGTTCCACCTTATAATCAGCCATATAACCATACCCCCCATGAATCTGTACCGCTTGATCACAAGTGCGCATGGCAATCTCTGATGCAAACAGCTTACACATGGAAGCTTCCTTCGTATATTTGCGTCCTTGGTCTTTTAACCAAGCCGCTTTATATACCATGTCACGAGCCAATTCAATGTGCATCGCCATATCTGCCAATTTATGCTGAATCACTTGAAATTTCGAAATGGAATGTCCAAACTGCACCCGTTCTTTGGCGTATTGGAGAGCCGCTTCATAAGCCCCCTGAGCGATTCCCACA is part of the Kroppenstedtia pulmonis genome and harbors:
- a CDS encoding M1 family metallopeptidase, whose protein sequence is MIRRFITGWNIGLLACVLMITSLVSVPESHGATNHKVEAAKEKRPLYRIEARYDEAASKVIGHVSVQLPVWEKNMAEVYFHLYPNAFQHWKWGEETKPRKPGYLKVENIQVDQVKADHLVKETLLKVKLPEGGNSNDRVTVSMDYELKLPKGGSRLNKVGKTAFLAQWYPMLAVYDRDGWHTDPYTATGDPFFSQISDFDVTFHVPKGYKVITSADDSKGGSDTTVTLRQTGIRDFAAVLSQDYEVISGKAGKVRVNLWYQKGMEDVVQPLHEVAVDSMKFFCRHFGSYPYNEVDVVLGETGYGIAGMEYPGLVTSVDKIPTRQGMQPAANVVAHELAHQWWYGVVGNDQVKEPWLDEGLTTFSEMLFMHDKMGADEKEWLVKAAERSEAMHKENGITSVEPLYKYPDPVYGLMVYTRPAAMLWNLMDEIGKDKVLEILRTYYDQYRFRIATTVDFIRVANEVSGKDLTDFFNHWLYFNES
- a CDS encoding AMP-binding protein; the protein is MLHITVGDLLDRQAERFGKREAVVYPELGTRWSFRDFQHQCNQLAKGLIKLGIEKGDHLAVWSTNRPEWLLTQFATGKMGGVMVTVNTHYRVRELEYLLRQSDTETLILIEDFKGIRYVDMLYDICPELHHSAPGCLRSSRLPRLKNVILLGKKRMPGMYLWEDILDMGRWVTDQELSRRQISLHPDDAINIQYTSGTTGFPKGVMLTHKNIVNNARNIAECMKLTEKDRLCIPVPFFHCFGCVLGTMACMTTGSTMVPIVQFDPVTVLKAVESEACTALHGVPTMFIAELNHPDFHQFDLTSLRTGIMAGSSCPVAVMKKVMEQMGAEEITIAYGQTESSPVICQTRTNDPLQRRVLTVGKKLPHVEVKVVNPVTGKTLPRGEQGELCTRGYHVMKGYYQMPEETAKAIDKEGWLHTGDLAVIDEDEYIRITGRLKDMIIRGGENIYPREIEELLYTHPKIIDAQVVGVPDAKYGEQVMAFIRVKEGEELTHSEVRMFCEGKIAKFKIPQYTEIVDTYPMTASGKIQKFMLRERATQILN